Genomic segment of Syntrophorhabdaceae bacterium:
TTCCTGACGAGGATGTCCTTCAGGGTCGGTACCGCAAAGGAGACCGCCTTGCAGCTTCTGTTCATGAACATGATCATGCCGTTCATGGAGTACTTTTTGAAATAGCCCATTGCCATGTCCACACGGTCCTCGATGGTGGAGTTGGAGAACCTTGATACGTAGTTCTCGGCAAGGGTGACAAGCGGGTCTTTGTCGAGGTCGAATTCGAAACTCCATGCATGGACGTAGAGGGACGTGAGGATCACGCCGCCGTAAGAACCGAGGAGTTTCGCGTGGTCGCTGAACTTGAACCAGACCGGCAGGTTTTCCCAGTAGAGACGGTATTTTTCCTTTTCTTTCGGCAGGACGCCGATACCCTGGTCTACCTTTGCCTGGATCTCATCACAGAGCGTCTGGTAATATTCGACGCATTCCGGCGTGCCTCTCCGGTACACGGCGATTGCCATACCGATGAGGGCGTCGAAGATACTGATCGGTGATGGCTTATACTGCGCCATGTCGAGGAACTTCTTGTAGAGGATGCTTGACTGCGCGGAGTATTTCATGACCTCTTTCAGCCTGTCGTAGTCGAATCTTTTCTTCGTTACCTCTTCGAGGAAACCGATGAGTTCCTTGAGCTGGAGGACACAATATTTTACGATCTCTTCCCGCGCCTTCTTGTCCATAATGTATTCCGGTGTATCAAAGACAAATACCGGCAGGTTGCCCTTTCTTGCAAGGATCTGGAACCATTTTGTCAGGGTGAAGCACTGCGCGTTGCATGCGAGGAAGAGGTCAGGCTCCGGGATGCCTTTCGTTACGGTTATCCCTGATTCCCTGTACGCAAGGTCGCTTCTGGCATATGCGCAGAGGTGGCTCGTGTAGCCGAGGTTTTCCGTGATCGAACAGAGTTGGGAACCCTTCTTCGCCGTCAGGTTCGCGACAGCGTGGTTTTCAGGATAGATGGGAACGACGTCGTGGGCAACAAAAAGCTCAACCGGCGATATCGCCGTTGAGTAGCCGATGAGCTTTCCGTTTTCATGCGCACGGAAGGCATCTTCCATGTATTCATCGGTTATCTTTTTCGATAGTTGTTTTGAATTTAATTTCTCACTCATAGGGAGCCCCCTTTTAAGGATTCAAAGAATGCCTGCAGTCTTGTCCTCAGATGGGAAAGAGACACAGTCTGGTATTCGGTATCTAAAACGTGCATCGGTATGCCTTCCTGCCGGATCATCTTTTTCAGGTCAGGAAGGTCATACTCCTGCGATTCGCAGAACTCGATATGTACGTATATGATCGCCTCCGCATTCGTTGCCTTATAGAGCGCCTTCACCTCTTCGAAATGTTTGTAGACATTGTCGTGGATCGGTGAGAAGAAGCCGCTCTTCATGTGTCTTTCTGCAAGGGCTTCAACGGGGCTGCCATTCTGTGTTACTATGCCCCTGAGATATCGTGAACCGGTTACAAGGCTATCGCCGACGATATTGAGCTTGATCTCGTCAAAGAGGTCGAACACCTCAGGCGGATCGCAGGTAATACCGACGAGGATGACGTCGG
This window contains:
- a CDS encoding 2-hydroxyacyl-CoA dehydratase family protein, whose protein sequence is MSEKLNSKQLSKKITDEYMEDAFRAHENGKLIGYSTAISPVELFVAHDVVPIYPENHAVANLTAKKGSQLCSITENLGYTSHLCAYARSDLAYRESGITVTKGIPEPDLFLACNAQCFTLTKWFQILARKGNLPVFVFDTPEYIMDKKAREEIVKYCVLQLKELIGFLEEVTKKRFDYDRLKEVMKYSAQSSILYKKFLDMAQYKPSPISIFDALIGMAIAVYRRGTPECVEYYQTLCDEIQAKVDQGIGVLPKEKEKYRLYWENLPVWFKFSDHAKLLGSYGGVILTSLYVHAWSFEFDLDKDPLVTLAENYVSRFSNSTIEDRVDMAMGYFKKYSMNGMIMFMNRSCKAVSFAVPTLKDILVR